Proteins encoded in a region of the Aerosakkonema funiforme FACHB-1375 genome:
- a CDS encoding rhomboid family intramembrane serine protease: MSREDAKAIFSELKTQVIILGGIAAFMWCLEIVDLFLLRGALNIYGIIPRTEIGLRGILFAPFLHGDLFHLAANTVPFLTLGWLIMLRETRDFFTVSGVTMLVSGLGVWLTAPSNSVHIGASGLIFGYLGFLLLRGFFERSFVSIALSLIVGFFYGGAIWGVLPSHPAISWQGHLFGFIGGAIAARLLSKPKRSYNA, encoded by the coding sequence ATGAGCAGAGAAGACGCCAAAGCAATATTTAGTGAATTGAAAACCCAAGTCATCATCTTAGGCGGCATCGCCGCCTTTATGTGGTGCTTAGAAATTGTCGATCTCTTCTTGCTCAGAGGAGCGCTGAATATTTATGGTATAATACCCCGCACCGAAATAGGTCTGCGCGGCATTTTATTCGCCCCATTTCTGCACGGCGATTTGTTTCACCTAGCAGCTAACACCGTACCTTTCCTCACCTTGGGTTGGTTGATTATGCTGCGAGAAACCAGAGATTTTTTTACAGTTTCCGGCGTCACAATGCTTGTCAGCGGACTTGGTGTTTGGCTAACTGCCCCATCAAATTCCGTTCACATCGGTGCTAGTGGGTTAATTTTTGGTTACCTGGGATTTTTGTTGCTGCGAGGGTTCTTTGAACGCAGCTTTGTATCTATTGCGCTGTCATTAATTGTGGGCTTCTTCTACGGCGGCGCAATTTGGGGAGTTTTGCCATCCCATCCGGCGATATCGTGGCAGGGACACTTATTTGGATTTATCGGTGGTGCGATCGCAGCTCGCCTCTTGTCGAAGCCCAAGCGATCGTACAACGCCTGA
- the truB gene encoding tRNA pseudouridine(55) synthase TruB produces MEGFLNLNKPFGITSHDCVARVRRLLRLKRVGHGGTLDPAATGVLPIALGKATRLLQYLQPDKAYQATIRLGLTTTTDDLQGEILTSQAVTGLSLEEVKAALQQFEGKIQQVPPNYSAIQVQGKRLYDLARAGETIEVSARLVEVYKIEILDWRSGEYPELDVALACGPGTYIRSIARDLGAALQTGGTLAALIRTASCGLSLSDSLTFEELEKQLQERSFNPIPPAAALSHLKPIVLSTTDAKYWCQGKRIPLTEVPAEYSKEEVLRIDREDKRFLGIGRLLYSDPDLLLIPQMVFEAI; encoded by the coding sequence GTGGAAGGCTTTCTTAATTTAAACAAACCATTTGGCATCACTTCCCACGACTGCGTAGCGCGGGTGCGACGCCTTTTGCGCCTCAAGCGCGTGGGACACGGCGGCACTTTAGATCCCGCTGCTACAGGCGTTTTACCCATAGCTTTGGGTAAGGCAACTCGCCTGTTACAATATTTGCAGCCAGATAAAGCATATCAAGCAACAATTAGATTGGGATTAACTACTACTACAGATGATTTGCAGGGAGAAATTCTCACATCTCAAGCGGTAACAGGATTGAGTTTGGAGGAAGTCAAAGCAGCACTCCAGCAATTTGAAGGAAAAATTCAACAAGTACCTCCAAATTACAGTGCAATTCAAGTTCAAGGTAAACGTTTGTACGATTTAGCGCGTGCGGGAGAAACTATTGAAGTTTCAGCTAGACTTGTGGAGGTTTATAAAATAGAAATATTAGATTGGCGAAGTGGGGAATACCCAGAATTGGATGTGGCGCTCGCTTGTGGCCCAGGTACTTATATTAGATCGATCGCACGCGATTTGGGTGCAGCTTTACAAACTGGCGGAACACTTGCCGCTTTAATTCGCACTGCAAGTTGCGGTTTAAGCTTGTCCGATAGTTTGACTTTTGAAGAATTGGAAAAACAGCTACAGGAACGAAGCTTTAATCCCATTCCCCCAGCAGCAGCTTTGTCACATTTAAAACCGATCGTACTATCGACAACAGATGCAAAATATTGGTGTCAAGGTAAACGCATTCCTTTAACAGAAGTTCCAGCGGAATATTCAAAAGAGGAAGTTTTGCGGATCGATCGCGAAGACAAACGCTTTTTGGGAATTGGTCGTTTGCTTTACTCAGATCCAGATCTGTTACTGATCCCCCAAATGGTGTTCGAGGCGATCTAG
- a CDS encoding DUF1963 domain-containing protein: MRSNNLQFENLKAKLSSVRRSAWKPIVREGDGDLTASKFSGKPWLSAGETWPICPNCQKPMQLFLQLNLDQLPKSLKEKFGNGILQMFYCTSTEPYCEGDCDAGESAKIKLLRIVQPEAKSAKIEIPEIENLFPAKLIIRWEEIGDSPSWEDVESFFGITPNEENLDILDNYFGWRPEPGDKLAGWPDWIQGSSYPNCPTCNQTMTQFIFQLDSEDNITYMWGDAGRGYLVQCPEHKEKLAFFWQCH, encoded by the coding sequence ATGCGATCGAATAATCTACAATTTGAAAATCTGAAAGCAAAACTCAGCAGCGTGAGGCGCTCGGCTTGGAAACCGATCGTTCGAGAAGGCGATGGCGATTTAACTGCATCAAAATTTTCCGGTAAACCCTGGTTGAGTGCAGGTGAAACCTGGCCAATTTGCCCAAATTGCCAAAAACCGATGCAGCTTTTTTTGCAACTCAATCTTGACCAACTTCCTAAAAGCCTTAAAGAAAAGTTCGGTAATGGAATTTTACAAATGTTTTATTGTACAAGCACTGAACCTTATTGTGAGGGTGATTGTGATGCTGGGGAGTCAGCCAAAATCAAACTTCTTAGGATTGTACAACCGGAGGCTAAATCAGCAAAGATAGAAATTCCGGAAATAGAAAATTTATTTCCCGCCAAGTTAATTATACGATGGGAAGAGATAGGAGACTCTCCTAGCTGGGAGGATGTAGAAAGCTTCTTTGGCATCACACCAAATGAGGAAAACCTTGACATTTTGGACAATTACTTTGGTTGGAGACCCGAACCAGGAGATAAATTAGCAGGTTGGCCCGATTGGATACAAGGCAGTTCATACCCAAATTGCCCTACTTGTAACCAAACAATGACTCAATTTATTTTCCAGCTTGATTCAGAAGATAATATTACTTATATGTGGGGCGATGCAGGAAGAGGCTATCTTGTGCAATGTCCAGAACATAAAGAAAAACTTGCTTTCTTCTGGCAGTGCCATTAA
- a CDS encoding alpha/beta hydrolase, which translates to MAENSVVKRPSLHQVIHSTKKPLNWVGILLGFWLLPTVAATPSASAAERVYLSYDILERSISINSLEAYAIQGRIEDDLAPYVQYAKPEQQQQLRNLLLRRLDVGPVPVSQFLYTPQAEVLLQRLGQVIKTDSGQPGYRAIRASLILASADRRGLTLLNVLRKFPTPGVRIDLARGLEIANELSTIFDRTDRAIAYVSQKSAAAASSNRVNFSALPSLDRAGSLKWRKETLRLNDRSRGRQFNADIYIPLSPQRTPLNTPAKLIVISHGVGSDRQTFAYLAEHLASYGFAVAVPEHPGSNAQQLQDLLSGRANEVSEPIEFINRPLDIKFLLDELELLSQNDPAFQGQINVREVGIIGQSFGGYTALVLSGATLNFPKLQKDCAAINNSWNTSLLLQCRALQLGTSLHNLQDDRIKAAIAINPITSSILGPTGLSQIKSPVMIVSGSADTVAPALSEQIQPFTWLTTPNKYLVVIKNGTHFSTLAPTESDLPLPEPVLGPDLALARRYTNVLSLAFFQSYVSNLSEYQPYLSASYVESLGQEPLPLSFVRSLSSDELTAALQRPTTQATGSPRR; encoded by the coding sequence ATGGCTGAAAATTCCGTCGTCAAACGCCCCAGTCTGCATCAGGTGATACATTCTACCAAAAAACCGCTCAACTGGGTGGGCATCTTATTAGGATTTTGGCTGCTTCCCACCGTTGCGGCGACTCCGAGTGCTTCCGCAGCAGAGCGAGTTTATCTTTCCTACGATATCTTGGAACGATCGATTTCGATAAATTCTCTGGAAGCTTACGCCATTCAAGGCAGAATTGAGGACGATTTAGCACCATACGTTCAGTATGCCAAACCGGAACAGCAGCAGCAGTTACGGAATCTTCTGTTGAGGCGATTGGATGTTGGCCCAGTGCCTGTTTCTCAGTTTCTTTATACGCCGCAGGCAGAAGTTTTATTGCAACGTCTCGGACAAGTAATCAAAACCGATTCGGGTCAGCCAGGATACCGTGCCATTCGCGCTTCGCTGATTTTAGCATCAGCCGATCGACGCGGTTTGACTCTGCTGAATGTGCTACGCAAATTCCCTACTCCCGGCGTCAGGATAGACTTGGCACGCGGTCTAGAAATTGCCAACGAACTCTCAACAATATTCGATCGAACAGACAGAGCGATCGCATATGTTTCCCAGAAATCTGCCGCCGCTGCTTCCTCCAATCGGGTGAATTTTTCTGCACTTCCTTCTTTAGATAGGGCCGGATCTTTAAAGTGGCGAAAAGAAACTCTTAGACTGAACGATCGCAGTCGCGGTCGCCAATTTAATGCAGATATTTACATCCCTCTTTCTCCTCAACGAACACCTTTAAATACCCCAGCTAAGCTAATTGTAATTTCTCACGGTGTCGGTTCCGATCGCCAAACTTTTGCCTATCTAGCCGAGCATTTAGCTTCCTATGGATTTGCTGTAGCCGTACCGGAACATCCCGGTAGCAATGCCCAGCAATTGCAGGATTTACTCAGCGGTAGAGCGAATGAAGTATCCGAACCGATCGAATTTATTAATCGACCCTTGGATATCAAGTTTTTGCTCGATGAATTGGAGCTTTTATCTCAAAACGATCCGGCTTTCCAAGGTCAGATAAATGTGCGAGAAGTTGGTATAATCGGCCAATCTTTTGGCGGTTATACTGCGCTGGTTCTATCAGGTGCTACCCTTAACTTTCCCAAACTGCAAAAAGATTGCGCTGCTATTAATAACTCCTGGAATACATCGCTTTTGCTCCAGTGTCGGGCGCTGCAATTAGGAACATCGCTGCATAATTTGCAGGATGACAGAATCAAAGCTGCGATCGCGATCAACCCGATAACTAGCAGCATCTTAGGGCCAACAGGTCTTAGCCAGATAAAATCTCCAGTAATGATTGTTTCCGGTAGCGCCGATACCGTTGCACCCGCTTTGTCAGAACAAATTCAACCTTTCACCTGGCTAACTACTCCAAATAAGTATCTCGTCGTCATCAAAAATGGTACCCATTTTTCCACTCTCGCACCAACAGAGTCAGACCTACCACTTCCCGAACCTGTGCTTGGCCCAGACTTGGCTTTAGCACGTCGCTATACCAATGTTTTGAGTTTGGCTTTCTTTCAATCTTATGTTTCCAATCTGTCAGAATATCAACCCTATTTGAGTGCATCTTATGTCGAATCCCTCGGTCAAGAACCTCTCCCGCTTAGTTTTGTGCGATCGCTTTCCTCCGATGAGTTAACAGCGGCGCTTCAGCGTCCTACAACACAAGCAACTGGTTCGCCTAGACGTTAG
- a CDS encoding serine/threonine protein kinase: MNNSPDSSSPRPSRNRYQPIRELGRNRENTKITYLGKDSATNQLVILKRFLLRKAEVRTFDYQTCQPQIQLLRGLNHPGIPRYLDSFPTGDGFCLVQEYKQAKSLAESPNLSPDEIKRIGVAVLEILVYLHQQNPPVIHDNIKPENILIDDGFNVYLVDFSLTKIAASKSGFLPPEQSGDRKRAEARDIYGLGATLICLLTNRKSTEIHTLIDNKKQINFQHLLSGISLRWIEWLEKMVEASPENRYSKAAVALKALKPINAIAIAQVSFSSSTVEFKAANPGEKLTQTLTVTNSNLDTILQGKWSVAPSSREPRRLTDSHPWISFAPASFNGNRSDCKITVDTSKLIADKVYERQILLQTNSSPETHSLVIKVQTAPLTTLKLPLLSLGMLFVIACFGGLAAAALIGHNGITNWLILILGLGVGSSGGVAAAFSYTDLLKRIIGMIGGLATIVGFLPVMGSEVDVIGGFFLGLIVGALGGVVVKNHLERKFPMKLAAIISILTAGLGMSFGTEFIDGLFNPFVLLALAGTGLPLVGAIARLNLHNKTVIDNYRKSERYLIKP; this comes from the coding sequence ATGAATAACTCGCCAGATTCTTCTAGCCCGCGTCCGTCCCGCAACCGCTATCAGCCAATCCGAGAGCTAGGACGAAATCGAGAAAATACTAAAATCACGTATTTGGGCAAGGATAGCGCCACTAATCAGCTAGTTATATTAAAGCGATTTTTGTTAAGAAAAGCTGAAGTTAGAACTTTTGATTACCAGACTTGTCAGCCACAAATTCAACTGCTGCGCGGCCTCAATCATCCCGGCATCCCGCGTTATCTAGATTCCTTTCCGACAGGGGACGGGTTTTGTCTGGTGCAGGAATATAAACAGGCAAAATCCTTAGCTGAATCGCCCAATTTGTCACCCGATGAAATCAAGCGTATAGGCGTTGCGGTTTTAGAAATTTTGGTATATTTGCACCAACAGAATCCCCCAGTAATTCATGATAACATCAAGCCAGAAAACATTTTAATTGATGATGGTTTTAATGTTTATTTAGTAGATTTTAGCTTAACCAAAATAGCTGCCAGTAAATCTGGGTTTTTGCCTCCGGAACAGTCAGGCGATCGCAAACGAGCAGAAGCTAGGGATATTTATGGGCTGGGAGCCACCCTGATTTGCTTGTTGACTAACAGAAAATCAACCGAAATTCACACCTTAATCGATAACAAGAAGCAAATTAATTTTCAGCATCTACTCTCCGGAATTAGCCTGCGGTGGATCGAGTGGCTGGAAAAAATGGTGGAAGCATCCCCGGAAAACCGTTACTCGAAAGCAGCAGTTGCATTAAAAGCGCTCAAGCCAATTAATGCTATAGCTATAGCACAAGTGAGCTTTAGCTCATCTACCGTGGAATTTAAAGCAGCTAACCCAGGCGAAAAATTGACTCAAACACTCACCGTTACTAACTCGAATTTAGATACAATTCTGCAAGGTAAATGGTCAGTTGCACCCTCCAGTCGCGAGCCGCGTCGCCTCACAGATTCTCATCCTTGGATAAGTTTCGCTCCAGCCAGTTTTAATGGTAATCGTTCGGATTGCAAAATTACCGTTGATACTAGCAAATTAATTGCAGATAAAGTTTACGAACGCCAGATTTTATTGCAAACGAATTCTTCACCAGAAACTCACTCTTTAGTCATTAAAGTTCAAACTGCTCCTCTGACAACTCTCAAACTGCCCCTACTTTCTCTAGGTATGCTGTTTGTAATTGCTTGCTTTGGCGGTTTGGCTGCGGCGGCTTTAATAGGACATAATGGGATAACTAATTGGTTAATACTAATCCTTGGGTTAGGAGTTGGAAGCAGTGGCGGAGTAGCGGCGGCGTTTTCTTATACAGATCTGTTAAAAAGGATAATAGGTATGATAGGCGGTCTGGCAACTATAGTTGGTTTTCTGCCAGTAATGGGGTCTGAAGTTGATGTGATTGGTGGATTTTTTCTGGGGTTAATAGTGGGTGCTTTGGGGGGAGTTGTGGTCAAAAATCATCTGGAGAGAAAATTCCCGATGAAATTGGCTGCCATAATTTCTATTCTCACAGCAGGGTTAGGTATGAGTTTTGGAACGGAATTTATAGATGGGTTATTTAATCCATTTGTGCTGCTGGCTTTGGCAGGAACGGGTTTACCGTTAGTTGGGGCGATCGCACGTCTCAATTTGCATAATAAAACTGTAATTGATAACTATCGAAAATCGGAACGATATTTGATTAAGCCATAA
- a CDS encoding DMT family transporter, translating to MRLHQSSGNWRLGLALSLFTTFLWGVLPVALGVTVQALDAYTLTWFRFLVAFGLLGGYLAARQQLPPIEKLRRLPIQLLGIAVVYLAINYLLFLQGLAYTSPSHAEVLIQIAPVLMGLGGIVVFKERYTRRQWIGLGVLTLGLILFFNEQLRVFIVEPTKYLLGSGMVVVGAITWAVYAMAQKQLLQKLPSSHIMLLIYGCCALVFTPATSPQQLLTLSPLHWGMLIFCALNTVFAYGAFAESLEHWEASKVSAVLALAPLVTLVSMWAVSLFFPNLVAPEKLTGLAVFGAVLVVAGSIAIALGKSRK from the coding sequence ATGCGACTTCATCAAAGTTCTGGTAACTGGCGTTTAGGCTTAGCCCTATCGCTTTTCACAACCTTTCTCTGGGGCGTTCTACCTGTTGCGCTTGGCGTAACGGTGCAAGCGCTTGATGCTTATACCCTCACCTGGTTTCGCTTTTTGGTGGCTTTTGGACTGCTGGGTGGGTATTTAGCTGCACGTCAGCAATTACCGCCTATAGAAAAATTGCGAAGATTACCTATACAATTGCTAGGTATTGCCGTTGTTTATTTGGCAATTAATTACTTGCTTTTCCTGCAAGGTTTGGCATACACTTCGCCATCTCACGCAGAAGTTTTGATTCAGATTGCTCCCGTTTTAATGGGTTTGGGCGGCATAGTTGTTTTCAAGGAACGTTACACCCGGCGTCAATGGATAGGTTTGGGTGTTTTGACTTTAGGATTGATTCTTTTCTTCAACGAACAATTGCGAGTTTTCATCGTTGAACCGACTAAATATCTGCTGGGCAGCGGTATGGTTGTAGTAGGGGCAATAACTTGGGCTGTTTATGCGATGGCACAAAAACAATTGCTGCAAAAATTGCCTTCTTCTCACATCATGCTGCTGATTTATGGGTGCTGTGCTTTAGTGTTTACCCCCGCCACTTCGCCACAGCAGTTGTTAACTCTCAGCCCATTGCATTGGGGAATGCTGATTTTTTGTGCTTTGAATACTGTGTTTGCTTACGGTGCTTTTGCGGAGTCTTTGGAACATTGGGAAGCATCAAAAGTAAGTGCAGTTTTGGCTTTAGCACCCCTGGTTACTTTAGTGTCGATGTGGGCTGTGTCGTTATTTTTCCCTAACTTAGTTGCACCGGAAAAGCTGACAGGTTTGGCGGTTTTTGGGGCGGTTTTGGTAGTAGCTGGATCGATCGCGATCGCACTTGGTAAAAGTCGTAAGTAA
- the ligA gene encoding NAD-dependent DNA ligase LigA: MAEVTPEIKQQVQQLRQKVQEASYAYYVLDNPIMEDAVYDRLYRQLQELENQYPELITADSPTQRVGERAATHFTAVKHNVPLYSLENAFNIQEFATWQERWRRGITGGTPAPQTNNVEYVCELKIDGSALALTYENGILIRGATRGDGITGEEITQNVKTIRSIPLKLNLENPPPRVEVRGEAFLGLQVFEQINREREKAGEQLFANPRNAAAGTLRQLDSRIVAKRRLDFFAYTLHIPGRDDTKDGQDAHPTRDHPKDGQDAHPTRDFQTQWESLELLQKMGFRVNPNRKICPSLDEVRQYYEYWDTERVNLPYMTDGVVVKLNSLKLQEQLGFTQKFPRWAVALKYAAEEAPTRVEYISVNVGRTGALTPLAELTPVQLAGTTVSRATLHNIDYVRSLDIRIGDTVIVHKAGEIIPEVVRVLTELRPSGTQPFEMPTHCPVCNQPVVKLQTEAVTRCVNTSCPAIFKGSLVHWASRDALDINGLGEKLVQQMVDRNVVQSVADLYDLTTPKLMSLERMGNKLAEKLVSAIAQSKTQPWSRVLYGLGIRHVGSVNAQTLTQKFTNVEQLVEASAASIESVYGIGPEIAQSVFQWFRVPANQTLINRLKAAGLQLANLIPKDGQDAHPTRKLSLAGKTFVITGTLPTLKRDEAKELIQNAGGKVTGSVSAKTDYLVVGEVAGSKLQKAEELGITQLSEAELLQMLEN; encoded by the coding sequence GTGGCAGAGGTAACGCCTGAAATCAAGCAGCAAGTTCAGCAATTGCGGCAAAAAGTCCAGGAAGCAAGCTATGCGTACTACGTCCTCGATAACCCAATTATGGAGGATGCGGTGTACGATCGCCTCTACCGCCAACTGCAAGAACTAGAAAACCAGTATCCAGAACTGATAACGGCAGATAGCCCAACTCAGCGCGTGGGAGAACGCGCTGCCACGCACTTTACTGCCGTAAAACACAACGTTCCCCTCTACAGCTTGGAAAATGCCTTTAATATTCAGGAATTTGCCACTTGGCAAGAACGTTGGCGGCGTGGAATCACAGGCGGGACGCCTGCACCACAAACCAACAATGTTGAATACGTTTGCGAACTCAAAATAGACGGTTCTGCACTCGCCCTAACCTACGAAAATGGCATACTGATAAGAGGCGCAACCAGAGGCGACGGCATTACAGGCGAAGAAATTACCCAAAATGTCAAGACAATTCGCTCAATTCCCCTGAAACTGAACTTAGAAAACCCACCACCCCGCGTGGAAGTGCGCGGCGAAGCGTTTTTAGGCTTACAAGTATTTGAACAAATCAATCGGGAACGGGAAAAAGCTGGCGAACAGTTATTTGCCAATCCCCGCAACGCCGCAGCTGGAACTTTGCGCCAATTAGATTCTCGCATTGTGGCAAAGCGACGATTGGATTTCTTTGCCTACACGCTGCACATTCCCGGTAGAGATGATACCAAGGACGGGCAAGATGCCCATCCCACAAGAGATCATCCCAAGGACGGGCAAGATGCCCATCCCACAAGAGATTTTCAAACTCAGTGGGAATCGTTAGAATTGCTGCAAAAAATGGGTTTCCGCGTCAATCCCAATCGCAAAATCTGTCCTTCGCTAGATGAAGTTCGGCAATATTACGAGTATTGGGATACGGAACGAGTCAATTTGCCCTACATGACAGATGGGGTAGTGGTAAAGCTAAATTCCCTGAAACTTCAGGAACAACTCGGTTTTACTCAGAAATTTCCCCGTTGGGCGGTAGCGCTGAAATACGCAGCAGAAGAAGCGCCGACGCGGGTGGAATATATCAGCGTGAATGTGGGAAGAACGGGGGCGCTGACACCATTGGCGGAACTTACCCCGGTACAATTGGCGGGGACGACAGTTTCGCGGGCTACCCTACACAATATTGATTATGTGCGATCGCTCGATATCCGCATTGGCGATACCGTAATTGTCCACAAAGCCGGCGAAATCATCCCAGAAGTAGTACGAGTTCTCACCGAACTTCGCCCATCCGGTACACAACCATTTGAAATGCCCACCCATTGCCCCGTCTGCAACCAGCCCGTGGTAAAGTTGCAAACTGAGGCAGTAACGCGCTGCGTCAATACTTCTTGTCCGGCGATTTTCAAAGGTTCCCTAGTTCATTGGGCGAGTCGCGATGCTTTGGATATTAACGGTTTGGGTGAAAAATTAGTGCAGCAGATGGTGGATAGAAACGTCGTGCAATCTGTTGCAGATTTGTACGATTTAACCACACCAAAATTGATGTCCTTAGAAAGAATGGGCAACAAATTAGCTGAAAAATTGGTGAGTGCAATTGCCCAATCCAAAACCCAACCTTGGTCTAGAGTACTATACGGATTGGGTATTCGTCACGTTGGCAGCGTCAACGCCCAAACTTTAACCCAAAAATTCACTAACGTTGAGCAATTAGTCGAAGCTTCCGCAGCTTCTATTGAATCAGTTTACGGCATCGGCCCGGAAATTGCCCAATCAGTCTTTCAGTGGTTCCGAGTTCCCGCAAATCAGACATTAATTAACAGATTAAAAGCTGCTGGTTTGCAACTGGCAAATTTAATACCAAAGGACGGGCAAGATGCCCATCCCACAAGAAAATTGTCCTTGGCAGGCAAAACTTTTGTGATTACCGGAACATTGCCCACCCTCAAGCGAGATGAAGCGAAAGAATTAATTCAAAATGCTGGTGGGAAAGTCACAGGTTCTGTCAGTGCCAAAACCGATTACTTAGTTGTGGGCGAAGTTGCCGGTTCCAAACTACAAAAAGCAGAAGAGTTAGGCATCACCCAATTGTCGGAAGCAGAACTTTTGCAAATGTTGGAAAATTAA